From the genome of Desulfobaccales bacterium:
CACCAGGTACGGCCAGGGGTCGGCGCCGGCCGGCAGGCGCACGTGCAGTCGGTCCCCTGAGAGAGCCGCGGCGGGCGGCTGGCCCGGTTCCAGGTGCACTGGCAAAGCTTGTCCCAGATAATAGGCGCAGCCCGGGATGACGTCTGCCCAAGCAGCCTGACGGGCCGCCACCTTGCGGGCCAGCCACTCCCGGTGGCGGACCAGGGCCTGGCGGACGGCAGTTTCACTGGTGCCGGCCGGGGCATGGACCACCACCTCGCCGCTGAGGGTGACGGCCAGGGCCAGGCGGCGCCGCCGGCGGCTATACCGCACGGTATAAGGAAAAGCCGAGGTTGAGGCGGGTTCCTGGGAAAATTTCTTTTTAGAGGGCATTTTTTCCAGAAAAACGGCGCTGCATGGCGGCAGGGGTTGAAATTTTCCCGCAAGCCGTGCATAATAATGCGACTTCGGGCCCTGGGCCTCCATGAGGGGACCATTTCAGCACCACGGAGGATGAGATGCGCAGACTCCTGTTTCTCCTCGGCGCGTTGACAGTGACGGCTCTTCTGGCCGGCGGCATGGCCGGGGCGGCCACCAAAAACGTGGTCATCGGCTTCACCGCCTCACAGACCGGCAAACTGAATGTGGAGGCCATCCGCCAGATCAACGGCCTCAATCTCTGGATTGAGCAGGTGAATGAGGCCGGCGGCGTGAAGCTCCCGGACGGCACCGTGCTCAAGTTCCAGGCGAAATTCTATGACGACGAGAGCAAAAAGGAACGGGTGCAGGAACTTTACACCAAACTGATCAACCAGGACAAGGCGGATTTCCTCATCAGTCCCTACTCCAGCGGCCTGGCGGACGCCGCCGCGGTCATCGCCCAGCAGTACAACCGCATCCTCATCTCCGCCGGGGCTGCCTCGGATTCCACCTACAAAAAGGGTTACACCCTCATCTTCCAGGTCTACACCCCGGCCAGCCGCTATCTCACCGGCGCCCTGGACCTCCTGGCCAAGATGGACCCGGCCGCCAAAAAGCTGGCCATCATCCATGAAAAGGACAAGTTCTCCACCGACGTGGTGGAGGCTCTGAAGAAGTACGCCGAGGGCAAGGGCTATCAGGTGGGACTCTATGAGGGCTATGAGCCCGGCACCACCGATTTTGCCCCCTTCATCAACAAGATCCCCGCCGGCACCGACGCCATTTTGGGGGGCGGCCACTTCGCCGATACCAGCACCTTCGCCAAACAGCTGCATGAGAAGGGCATCAAGGCCAAGATGGTGGCCCTGCTCGTGGCCCCGCCGGAACCGAAATTCGCCGAGCTGGGGGAGGCCGCGGTGGGGGTCATCGGCCCCAGCCAGTGGGAGCCCCTGGCCACCACCTACAACAAAGACACGGCCCAGAAGCTGAACCTGCCCTTCGTGGGCCCCTCGGTGGAGGAGTTCAACAAGGCTTATCAGGCCAAGTATAAGGAAACCCCCTCGTATCACAGCGCCGGCGGCTATGTGGCCGGGCTGCTGCTGGGCGAGGCCATCAAGCAGGCGGGGTCCACGGACACCGCCAAGGTGAAGGAGGCCCTGGACAAGATGGACCTCCTCACTTTTTATGGCCGCCTCAAATTTGATACCGCCAAGGACCACGGTCTGCAGATCGGCCATGAAATGATCTACACCCAGTGGCAGAAAGACGCCCAGGGAAAGCTGGTGAATCAGATCGTCTGGCCCGAGGCCTTCAGGACTGCCGAGGCCAAACTCTATCGGCAATAATTCCCCTGAGGCCGGCCGTCAGCCACGCCCTGCCGGCGGCCGGCCCCCTCGAGGTTTCTCGTGTTCGGGCAACTCCTCTCCTCGCTCACGGACGGCCTGCTTCTGGGCTTTGTTTACGGTTTGGCGGCCATGGGCCTCTCCCTCATCTGGGGGGTGATGACGGTCATCAATCTGGCCCACGGGCCGGTCATCGCCCTGGGGATGTTCACCGCCTACCTGCTTTTCACCCAGGCGGGAGTCAACCCCTACCTGGCCTTGCTGCCGGTGGCCGTTTTGGGGATGGTCATGGGGCTGGTGATTTACGGCGTGGCGGTGCACCGGGTCCTTAACGCCCCCCACCTTTCCACTCTCTTGGCCACCTTTGCGGTGAACATGATCATCATCGGCGTGGGCACCGCGGTCTTCACCACCTCGCCCCACAACATCGACTACTCCCTGGGATCCTTCAGCGCCGGCCCCCTCACCGTGCCCTTCACCCGGGTGGTGGCAGCCCTGGCGGCCATGGCGGCCACGGCGCTCTTGTATCTTTTCCTCTACTTCACCCGGCCGGGGAAGGCCATCCGGGCGGTGGCCAACAACCGCATGGCCGCGGAGCTCATGGGCATCTCCTCCACCACCATGCTGGCCCTGAGCTTCGGGCTGGGGACGCTGTTGGCCTGCCTGGCGGGGGGGCTGATTGCCACCTTCTTCCCCTTCACCATCCTAAGCGGCGGCCCCTATGAGCTGAAAAGCTTCGTCATCTGCGTGTTGGGCGGCCTGGGCAACCCCCTGGGGGCGCTCCTGGGCGGCCTGCTTCTGGGGGGCCTGGAGGGCCTGGTGCCGGCCTTCATGCCGGTGAGCTGGGTGCCGGTGGTGGAATTCGGGCTCTTTGTGCTGGTGCTGCTGGTGCGGCCCCAGGGACTGTTGGGGGCCAAGTGATGCGTCCCTGGGCCCGCCTCGGCTTCTGGCTGCCCCTGGCGGCGGTCTTCGTCTGGGGCCTGGTGGTCCTCCTCATCGGCGAGGACACGCTGCGGGAGACCACCTTCACCCTGATGATGTTCGTGGGCATGGCCTCCAGCCTCAATATCCTTTTGGGCTATACCGGCTACGTCAGTTTCGGCCACATCGTCTTTTTCGGGCTAGGGGGCTATTTCGGTTTCTATCTCTTAAGCCAGCAGGGCCTCTGGCTTTTGCCCGCGGCGGTGGGAGGCGGGCTCCTCTCTGGGGTGCTGGCGGGGCTTTTGGGCCTGGCGGTGCTCCGCCTGAGGGGGGCCTACTTCGCCCTGGCCACCATCGGCATCAACGAAGCGGCGAGGGCCTTTGTCAGCAACTTCGGCCCCTTCGGCGGGGCCACCGGGCTCTTTGTCAATTTCCAGGCCTACCAGGCGTATGGCGGCGCCGGCCCGGCTTTGTGGACCACCTTCACGTATCTCTGGCTGGTGACCCTGGCGGTGCTCCTGGTGAGCGCCCTGGTGCAGGGCTCCCGCTTCGGGCTGGGGCTGATGGCCATTCGGGAGGACGAGGACGCCGCCATGGTCATGGGGGTGGCCGCACCCCGGGCCAAGACCATCGCCTTCATGCTCTCCGCCTTCTTCCCGGGCATCATCGGCACCCTGTATTTCTTCAAAAATGGCAACGTGGAGCCGGGGGACGCCTTCCAGCTGCACATGTCCATCGAGGCTTTGGTGATGATCATGCTGGGGGGCCAGGGCACGGTGGCGGGGCCGGCTTTGGGCGCGGTGGTCTATCAGGGCTTGCGGGGCTATCTCCTCACCAGCCCCCTTTTCAAGAGCCTGCATCTGGCCATGGCCGGGCTTTTCCTGCTCCTCATCGTGCTCTTTGTGCCCGCGGGCGCGGTGGGGTGGCTCCGGCATCGCTTTCCCCGCCTGCGGAAGGTGCTGACATGATCCTCCAGGTGCAAAACGTCACCAAGCGCTTCGGGGGCCTGCAGGCCCTGACGGATGTCACCTTCGACCTGAAGGAAAGGGAGATCCTGGGCCTCATCGGGCCCAACGGCGCCGGCAAGACCACCTTGTTCAATGTGTTAAACGGCGTCTTTGCCCCGGACAGGGGCCGGGTGATCTTCCGGGGGGAGGACATCACCGGGCTTCCCCCCTATGAGGTGGCCCGGCGGGGCATTGCCCGGGCCTACCAGGTGGTGCGGCCCCTAAATGAGCTCACCGTGCGGGAGAACGTCATGGTGGGGGCCTGCTACGGCCGGGAGGCCCTCTCCCTGGAGGCCGCCGCCCGGGTGGCCGATGAGGTCCTGGGCATGGTGGGGCTGCAGGATCGGGCCGAGCAGTTGGCCGGCAGCCTCAATGTGGCCCAGAAAAAGCGCCTGGAGATGGCCCGGGCCTTGGGCTCCCGGCCCTATCTGCTCCTCCTGGATGAGGTGCTGGCGGGCCTCAACCCCTCGGAGATCGCCGCCATGCTGGACACCATCCATGCCATCCGGGAATCCGGGGTGACCATCCTCATGATCGAGCACGTCATGCAGGCGGTGATGAGCGTCTCGGACCGGGTCATCGTGTTGGATTACGGCCAGCTCATCGCCGAGGGCACCCCCGAGGAGGTGGTGAACAATCCCCAGGTGATCGAGGCCTACCTGGGGGACCCGCAGATGACCGCTCGACTGATGGGAGAGTGAAGCCGCCGGGCGGCAGAAAATTTGGGACCGGACACAGGGATACCATGGCATTGCTGGAAGTGACGGACCTGGCATCGGGATACGGGGAGGTGCAGATCCTCTGGGGGGCCTCCCTGAAGCTGGAGCGGGGCCAGCTCACCACCCTGGTGGGCAGCAACGGGGTGGGCAAGACCACCTTGCTCCGCACCGTGATGGGGCTGTTGCGCCCCTGGCAGGGAAGCGTGGTCTTCGACGGCCAGGATCTCACCCGGGCCCCGGCCCACACCCGGGCCAAGGCCGGGCTGGTGTTGGTCCCCGAGGGCCGGCAGCTCTTCACCGACATGACGGTCTTGGAGAACCTGGAGATGGGGGCCTTCTCGCCCCGGGCCCGGGCCCATTTCCAGGAAAACCTGGACAAGGTCTTCGCCCTCTTCCCCCGGCTGGCGGAGCGCCGCACCCAGAAATCCGGGCTGATGAGCGGCGGCGAGCAGCAGATGCTGGCGGTGGCCCGGGGGCTCATGGCCCAGCCGGAGCTCCTCATCATCGACGAGCTCTCCTTGGGCCTCTCCCCCTTGTTGGCCCTGACCCTGTTTGAATCCCTCACCCAGCTCAAGAAATCGGGCCTCACCATGCTCCTGGTGGAGCAGAACGTCAGCATGGCCCTGGCGGTGAGCGATTATGCCTACGTCATGGCGGAGGGCCGGGTGGTGATGGAAGGGGAAGCCCGGACCCTCCTCAAGAATGACGACATCCGCCGCACTTACCTGGGGGTGGCCCACTGAAAGATAGGAGATTCCGGGAGAGGGGGCCAGGGGTCGTGGATTCCTGCCCCCTCTCCCAGTCCCTCTCCCCCCACCCCATATGGGGGGTAAGGAAGGGAGTCTGGGGGGAGGACGGGAGGCCTTAGGTCCCCCGGGCCTCCCCTCAGATGAGATGAGAAATCGAGCCAGCTGGCTTAATTTTTGCTACAATAACCGCCAAGGCTGGGGAATCCCGCCCCGGCTTTTTGTTTCCCGGGGCAGGCGGCAGCCTTAAGCAAGACGTAAAACCAGCCGTTACATGAGGTGGGAGCATGACAGTAGCGGAACCCGGCGCCCCGCCCGCCGTCCAGACCTTCCGGCCCTGCGGGCGGGCCTTTTACCTGTACTACATCGCCATGTTCCTCTGCTTCGTGGGGCCGGTGATCAACCCCGAGGTGGGCCTGCCGGTGTGGCTGGGGTGGCTTTTGGGGGCCATCCTGGTGGCCGCGGTGCTTTACCAGATGAATCAGGAATACCAGATCACCCCCACCGGCGTGCGCAAGGTCATCAAATGGCCCGCCGCGGTCCAGGAGATCCCCTGGAAGCATCTGGGGGAGGTGAAGGTGATGCGGGGCTTCACCCAGACCATGCTGCGGGTGGGCAATCTGCGCTTTGATGACACCTCCGGCGGCCCGCCGCTTTTCTGGTTCGGCCTGAGCGACCCCAAAGCCGTCAAGGAGGCGGTGGAGGCGAGGCGGCCATGAGCCTTCCCCCGGCGGACGCGGCGCTGACCCTGACCCCGGCGGCGGACCTGCCCTGGGAAGACCCGGAGCTGCACCGGCTGCCGGCCTTGCTGCGCACGGTGTGGGCTTTCCTGCGCCATCCGGGCCCGAGCTTTCGGGCCATGCACCCGGCAGGGGTGGGCCCGGCGGTGGTTTTTGGGCTTTTGACCGGCACCTTCGGCATGGCCGCGGCCCTCTACAGCCAGCTCCTCATGTCCCTGTCCCTGGACCTGCCCATGCTGAGATGGACCGGCGCCGAATTCTCCTGGCCCGTCCTCCTTTCTCTGCAGGTGTTTCTGCCTCTGTTGGTGTTCATCGGGCTGGTCCTGGGGAGCCTCTCCCTCTACCTGGTGACCCTACCTTGGCGCCGGCCGGGGCTGGGGGCGGCTTTTCGGGTGACGGGCTATGCCCAGGCGGGGTTGGTGACCGGCCTCATCCCGGTGGTGGGGGGGATGCTGGCATTGAGTATCAGCCTCTATCTCCGGGTCCGGGGGGTGCAGGAGGTCTTCCACCTGCCGGGCTGGCGGGCCTGGTTGGCGGTGGCCGCCGCCCTGCTGGTGGAGAGTCTCTTTCTGGTGCTGGGACTGGTGCTGCTGTTGGTGCCGCTGGCGTATCTGGCCCTCCGCTGAGCCCGGCACCGGAAATCGGGCTGGCTTCTGAAGCGGCCTCCTCGCAACTGGCGGCTGGGAGGAAAAGAAAGGAAGGCCGGAGACCTCAGGAGAAAACTTACCGGGATGGCCGAACAGCCCCGCCCTTGACCTCAATCCTTAAGATACCGCTTCACCGTGGCCCTGAGGTCCTCCAGATCCGACGACTTCACCAGGTATTCATCCGAGGCCCAGGTGGCGAAATCCTGCTTGTACTCGCCGTAGGCGGTGCTCAGGACCACCGGCAGGTTGGGGTGGCGCTCCTTGATCTGCCGGAGGGCCTCAATGCCGTCCATCTCCGGCATCTTGATGTCGAGAATCACCAGGTCCAAGGGCACCTTCTCCACAATCTCCAGGGCTTCCCGGCCATTGCTGGCGGTATAGACTTCGTAGCCTTCCTCCTTCAGCTCCTCGCTGTACAAGAGGCGGATGGCCATTTCGTCGTCGGCAACCAGGATTTTCTTCATCACCTACCTCCGGTGGGCACATGCAGGGCTCCGGCCGGCGCCGCCTGGCGGCCGGCGTCCTTCACCAGACAATATTTGGCGATGGGCAGGGTGACGATGAAGGTCACTCCTTTGCCCAGCTCATTTTTCACCTCAATCTGACCGTAGTGCCGGGAGACGATGCGCTGGGCGATGGACAGGCCCAGACCGGTGCCGTAATCCTTGGTGGAGAAGAAGGGGTTGAAGATATTGTGCAACACCTCCAGGGGGATGCCGCCGCCGGTGTCGCTCACTGCCGCCGCGGCATACAGGCCGTCCTCCCGTTCCACCGGATACGTGCGGATGGTGAGGGTGCCGCCCTGGCTCATGGCCTGGCGGGCGTTCTGGAACAGGTTGTAAAATACCTGCTTGAGCTGGCGGTCGTCGCAGTGCAGCCGGGGCAACGGCGCCAGTTCCTTCACCACCTTGATGTTGTGGGCGTCCAGGTCACGCTGCACCAGGACCAGGGTGTCCTCGATGATCTGATCCAGGTCGTGATCCCCGAAGTAGCTCAGGTTCTCCCCGGTGAAGTCCAGGATCTCCTTCAGGAGTTTCTCCAGCCGGGAGACCTCCTCCTGGATGACCTCCACATAGCCCCTGAGGGGCGAGTCTTTCTCCACCAGCTTGCCGATGCGCCGGGCAAAGCCGCCGATGGACACCAGGGGGTTTCGGATTTCGTGGGCCATGCCGGAGGCCAGGCTGCTTAGGGCCGCCAGGCGGTCGGATTCCAGCATGCGCTCCCGGATGAGCATCAGTTCCCGGTTGTTGGCCTCGATGGTGGAATAGAGGCGGGCGTTTTCCAGGACCAGGGCGGCCTGGGTGGCCAGCATCTGGAGCACGTGCAGGGGCTCGGGCTCCAGGGGCCGGCCGGAGGCCTGGTTGTCCACCAGGATGACCCCGGTGGCCCGGTCTTTCACCACCAACGGCGCAATGAAGTATTCCTGGGCGTCCAGGGCTGCGGGGGTGCTCGTCTCCTTTTGGTGGATGTGGAAGGCGCGCTGCTGCAGCACCGCCAGGGCCAGGGAGCCGCAATCGGGCCGGAGCGGGATCTGCCAGTCCGCCACCGGCAGGGGGTGGCTGAGCGGCCGGGCCAAGGCCTCGGAGAG
Proteins encoded in this window:
- a CDS encoding branched-chain amino acid ABC transporter permease, whose protein sequence is MFGQLLSSLTDGLLLGFVYGLAAMGLSLIWGVMTVINLAHGPVIALGMFTAYLLFTQAGVNPYLALLPVAVLGMVMGLVIYGVAVHRVLNAPHLSTLLATFAVNMIIIGVGTAVFTTSPHNIDYSLGSFSAGPLTVPFTRVVAALAAMAATALLYLFLYFTRPGKAIRAVANNRMAAELMGISSTTMLALSFGLGTLLACLAGGLIATFFPFTILSGGPYELKSFVICVLGGLGNPLGALLGGLLLGGLEGLVPAFMPVSWVPVVEFGLFVLVLLVRPQGLLGAK
- a CDS encoding branched-chain amino acid ABC transporter permease; amino-acid sequence: MRPWARLGFWLPLAAVFVWGLVVLLIGEDTLRETTFTLMMFVGMASSLNILLGYTGYVSFGHIVFFGLGGYFGFYLLSQQGLWLLPAAVGGGLLSGVLAGLLGLAVLRLRGAYFALATIGINEAARAFVSNFGPFGGATGLFVNFQAYQAYGGAGPALWTTFTYLWLVTLAVLLVSALVQGSRFGLGLMAIREDEDAAMVMGVAAPRAKTIAFMLSAFFPGIIGTLYFFKNGNVEPGDAFQLHMSIEALVMIMLGGQGTVAGPALGAVVYQGLRGYLLTSPLFKSLHLAMAGLFLLLIVLFVPAGAVGWLRHRFPRLRKVLT
- a CDS encoding ABC transporter ATP-binding protein, whose translation is MILQVQNVTKRFGGLQALTDVTFDLKEREILGLIGPNGAGKTTLFNVLNGVFAPDRGRVIFRGEDITGLPPYEVARRGIARAYQVVRPLNELTVRENVMVGACYGREALSLEAAARVADEVLGMVGLQDRAEQLAGSLNVAQKKRLEMARALGSRPYLLLLDEVLAGLNPSEIAAMLDTIHAIRESGVTILMIEHVMQAVMSVSDRVIVLDYGQLIAEGTPEEVVNNPQVIEAYLGDPQMTARLMGE
- a CDS encoding amino acid ABC transporter substrate-binding protein — protein: MRRLLFLLGALTVTALLAGGMAGAATKNVVIGFTASQTGKLNVEAIRQINGLNLWIEQVNEAGGVKLPDGTVLKFQAKFYDDESKKERVQELYTKLINQDKADFLISPYSSGLADAAAVIAQQYNRILISAGAASDSTYKKGYTLIFQVYTPASRYLTGALDLLAKMDPAAKKLAIIHEKDKFSTDVVEALKKYAEGKGYQVGLYEGYEPGTTDFAPFINKIPAGTDAILGGGHFADTSTFAKQLHEKGIKAKMVALLVAPPEPKFAELGEAAVGVIGPSQWEPLATTYNKDTAQKLNLPFVGPSVEEFNKAYQAKYKETPSYHSAGGYVAGLLLGEAIKQAGSTDTAKVKEALDKMDLLTFYGRLKFDTAKDHGLQIGHEMIYTQWQKDAQGKLVNQIVWPEAFRTAEAKLYRQ
- a CDS encoding response regulator translates to MKKILVADDEMAIRLLYSEELKEEGYEVYTASNGREALEIVEKVPLDLVILDIKMPEMDGIEALRQIKERHPNLPVVLSTAYGEYKQDFATWASDEYLVKSSDLEDLRATVKRYLKD
- a CDS encoding ABC transporter ATP-binding protein; protein product: MALLEVTDLASGYGEVQILWGASLKLERGQLTTLVGSNGVGKTTLLRTVMGLLRPWQGSVVFDGQDLTRAPAHTRAKAGLVLVPEGRQLFTDMTVLENLEMGAFSPRARAHFQENLDKVFALFPRLAERRTQKSGLMSGGEQQMLAVARGLMAQPELLIIDELSLGLSPLLALTLFESLTQLKKSGLTMLLVEQNVSMALAVSDYAYVMAEGRVVMEGEARTLLKNDDIRRTYLGVAH
- a CDS encoding YIP1 family protein — encoded protein: MSLPPADAALTLTPAADLPWEDPELHRLPALLRTVWAFLRHPGPSFRAMHPAGVGPAVVFGLLTGTFGMAAALYSQLLMSLSLDLPMLRWTGAEFSWPVLLSLQVFLPLLVFIGLVLGSLSLYLVTLPWRRPGLGAAFRVTGYAQAGLVTGLIPVVGGMLALSISLYLRVRGVQEVFHLPGWRAWLAVAAALLVESLFLVLGLVLLLVPLAYLALR